The Companilactobacillus pabuli genomic sequence ACAAAAACAGACATATAAAAATTATGAAATAGTTATTGTGGATTCAGGGTCTACGGACGGAACTGTAGAAATTTTGAAAAAATTTGATACTAAATTAGTTTTTATAGAAAAAAAGAATTTAATTATAGCTATG encodes the following:
- a CDS encoding glycosyltransferase family 2 protein, which translates into the protein MDNKISVVIRTYNEEKHIGEVLESLQKQTYKNYEIVIVDSGSTDGTVEILKKFDTKLVFIEKKNLIIAMQVTSV